The following DNA comes from Fusobacterium periodonticum ATCC 33693.
GGATTTGTGCTTGTTGGCAAAGAAGAATATGCAGAACTATTAGGTGCTACATATCTATTAAATTCATTTGCATCTCTTTCAAATACTCCTTCAAATGGATATTTTTCTTTCTTATCTCCTCTTCCTTTATATGTACCATTCCAATCATTGTACATATAATTCGCTCCAAATTGCCATGAAGCCCAAGGTGATTTTACTACTTGATTCCCTTGTTCCATTAATTGAACTAATTCTAATTTTAAACCTTTTAAAGTTTTTTCATTTTCTTTTCTTGCTTCGTTGATTTTATTTTGTAAAGTTCCAACAGAAGCTCTTAAATTTTCTTTAGATGATGCAATTTCTTCTGTAGTCATAACATCTTGTGAAAAGGCGCTCAATCCCATCATTAAAAAAAGTATCGCAAGTCCTATTGAATATTTTACACTTTTATATTTTTTTGCAATAGAACGCAAATTTTTTTGAGTATTATTTAGGCTGTTATTTCCCATATATACTTTTCCTCCTTACAATTAATCTCATGTTCCCCTACTATCTTTGAACCAATCTAAATTCCACTCTTCTGTTTTGAAGTCTTCCTTCAGGTGTTTCATTTGTTGCCACTGGATATTCTTCTCCTTTAGCTTCTATTCCTACTATTCTTTCTTCCGCTAATCCAAATTCTATTAACTTAGCTTTTACTGCTTCTGCTCTTCTTCTTGAAAGTCCTATATTATATTGGTTACTTCCTATAGAATCTGTATGTCCTTCCAATGTTACTTCATAGTTATTTTGTTCTATGAAATCTTTTAAATTATTTAACATTTCAAAATATTGAGGTTTAACTACTGATTTATCAAAATCAAAGTTTAGCGCTCTTTCATCTAATACTATTGTCATTTCTTTTGGTGCTTCTATATTAGTTATATCTATATTCTTTATTTCTAATGCATTTATTCTTATTGTATTTTCACGCATTTGTGTTGTTGTTAGCGCTGCTAATGTTGGCAGAGAAAATACTAATAAAAGTAATAATGTTATTATTGTTGTTGTACTCTTTCTCTTTGCC
Coding sequences within:
- a CDS encoding OmpA family protein encodes the protein AKRKSTTTIITLLLLLVFSLPTLAALTTTQMRENTIRINALEIKNIDITNIEAPKEMTIVLDERALNFDFDKSVVKPQYFEMLNNLKDFIEQNNYEVTLEGHTDSIGSNQYNIGLSRRRAEAVKAKLIEFGLAEERIVGIEAKGEEYPVATNETPEGRLQNRRVEFRLVQR